The genomic stretch ctaattttaattttagcttCTTTCCAACGTTCACTTTTATACGTGGTTTTGTACAAATAGGTATCAGAATCTTTAATGAATTTCACGACTTTGACATCAGAAATCCTGATTGTTTCGCCGTCAATATTCTTGCCCGTGTTCAAGTTAATATCGTTAGAAAGTAACTTTAAATCGTAGAAACTATCAAAACTCATTTCATTAACAGTAAAACTGTTACCGGTTTTTTTAGCATTACGAATTAGAGCCACATATTGATCTGGGGTGTAAATTGGCCCTGATTTTTTTGCTCGACGAATATTTTTCTCTATTACAGAGTGGACGCTATCAGCTTCGTTCTGCGTGTGTCCACGAATTAGAAACTTGTGTGTAATGGATTTAATTGGCAAGGTTGAAACGGCATAATAATACAAACTAagaataaatttgtttttttgttggcCACAACAGTTATCCGAGAAAAAAGTTATGTCTGAATTTGGTTTAGTCGAAGaacattcttttaaaaaattgtaCAAACAAGAACCTATTTCATTGGCTCCTCGTTTACCCAGACCCTCATGCCAAAAGAAGCAGaatgttttattaatcttaATATCTGATACTGTGAAATTATAGCAATtaagtttacttttataaaaaaatgccgACGATTGACCTATAGGACAAGGCAATACGGCTTGAAGATCAAATATAGCCACAATGCTATTGCTATCAGGCTTTTTACACTCGTCtatatcttgttttttttctattctactAAGACTCTTTTCCTCTTGATGTAGTTTATAGCTGGACATCAACGGTTCTTTATCTACAGCATTCTTAAAGGCCTCACACACGTCACATTGGTCTTTACGCGGAATAAAAAAGCTGATATTAAATTCGGTATTGAAAATCCGATGGTATGCGTCGTAATTTGCTGGTGCCTTGTTGTCAGCTATACGTTTTTGACTATAGTTACGGTGAAGTTCGGCTACAGTCAAACCTCCATCTATATACTCTCTTGATGAATTAGCTCTGATGTAATGGCTTTCCATTCTAGGAATTGAATTAATGTGGTCACGTACAGATTGTATTGTTTCAGCATCCAACTTTGACTGTTTTCCGTGCTTACCGCGTTTATCCGTTGGAATTACACTTGTGCTTGcaaatttattttcagttacaGTGCGTAGTGGTTTATTACTTATAGCCAATGTATTCAATAGGAACGTTTTACAAACCCTTATTTCACTACCTCTATTTACTAGAAAGTACGATGTGTTTGGTTTTCTACATTTTCTATTCACGTCGCCACCTTTTCGAATCTTGATGGTACGGAATTCAGGTTCAACTTGCTTTACACAAGAAGCAAGGAAGTCACGCTGTCTTTGAAAAGAATTAAGGCCCCAGTATGTCTTAAATATTACATCCCTATCTTCTGTGGTGAACTTATTTGAACAAGACAATCGGCAGGTACTCGTACAAGGTGGTCGAATACTTTTTTGCGGCATGGATTTAcctgaaaaaagaaagaaagaaaatacgttTATTCAAACTAGGCTGAAGATCAGCACTTTTTGAAAGTCAATAATTACATTAGACAGCCACCAAAGCGCCCCCTTTCGCCAGTTCCTAGGTGTTATAGCTGATGAAAAGAATAGGCGAAGAACAAACTCACCAGCAACACATCTGTCTGTGTTGTCGGAAGGACTAAGATtctatataatagaataaaaattaaaaagatatttcatTATTAGTAATACCACTTATTACTAGTTACCTCTAGATGATGTGTATGCTTGACCAGTGTTTTTTAATTGCTTTCTCTGGTTCTTTTGCCACTGACTTGGGTTTCTGGTTCTTTTTTTAGCCTTTGTTACAATACTTGCTTGTTCAATGCTTGGTTGAATATTCTCAGAAGCTGCATTATGATGTACAATTGACACATTAGAAGGATGTTCGGAGCGAGATGTAGATTTAGAGTGCTTGGAACGACTGCCAGAGCTAGATGAACTTGAGCTAGATGATCCGGTACTTGAGCTGGAAGAACCACTGCTAGAGGTAGAGGAATCACTGCTAGAACTGGATGTTCTACGAATTGGctgaaaaacttttttttgtgcCTTTTTTTGCGGTGGTTCATATTCAGATCCATCACTTGCGGAAAAATCTTCATTGTTATCTGAGTTCATTTCATTCGAGACAGTATCTGGCCTTAGCATACTTTTTGCTAATGTGGTTTCTGGCACTACATCTGCGATAACAACATTGGATGAAACTATTTCTTCATCATCAGAAAGGTTAAATGTTTTGCTATCTGTAGTAATGACTGCGTTTTCTATATCTTTCGATGTGACATTCTCTGTTAcggtatttagtaaaattaaatcagCATTTACTTCTTGAATTACTGTATCCACGGCATTATCACATACTGTGCTCCTGTCAGTAGCTGACAGTTCATTTTTTGCTTCGCAGGAAGTACTGGTGATATTATTTACGGAAAAACGAGAGGATTCTAACTTGGAATCATGATCATTGTCCTGATCTTCCGGATGACAGTTCGCTAACCAGTTTTCAACGaatgtattgtttttctttaaattattgtCGGGAATGGGAACCATAGAAAGAATTTTTTTACTTCGGGAACCCATTGCtctctgaaataaaaatattaataaatcagatttacaattattgttattttatactattattattatatttttttatttatatttctatttatttattttttattatgcaaaGGCCTGAACTGAGAAACAACAGAAGAGCAATAACGAAAGGTTCATGAATTTGATTAACTAAAATTTAAGAAGAAAATGATTAGGTCCCCGACGTCGAGCGTCAatggattttcaaccttatgtTCTGGAGCattaagttgaaaatttatTGACGCTATACTAGTTTCGCCGACGAGATCGTCATACAGTCTTTTAGAAAATAACATTGTTGACTATCGCTGTCATCATCGAAGcagcatttaaataaaaacaatattgattaTCATACATTTAGGTGCAACTTTgacaaaaaaaatgaataagtaaATGATTATGGGGTAACAAAGtcacaattttgtttatgaacTAAACAGCGGGTACCTATGATACAAAAACTGGAATTAAAAAGTCATAAGTCTTTTTGTTATCACATTCTTAATACTAATTTTGAACCTATATAGCACTTTCATAGTTTAAGACTTTGTAAATCCAGCAGATTAGTTGAAAAAATTCCATTAATGGACctataaaaacactttttagttagtgaCTTTGTAGTTCCAATTATGTAGTAAATATATCAAAACTTTGGATCTACAAAAACGCTTTATGAGAAAATGCCTTTGTAGCTCCAaaagttttgtaatatatttaacaaaaatgagGTCTTAAAAACAAATACGTTTTTGTCGCTCCAATAAGTGAGAATAAAAAAGGTCATAAATACCTTTGTGTGGCTGTAGCTCCAACGTACGTCAAACACTCGCGGGCGCGGGGGCACTACTGTCCAATGAAGCGTTGTCGGCCCAAAGCGCATGGAAAAACCGCCAATAACCACAAAGGCACTCGCGCCATCTAGTAGAATTTTGAGATACCTCCGCGGATG from Spodoptera frugiperda isolate SF20-4 chromosome 4, AGI-APGP_CSIRO_Sfru_2.0, whole genome shotgun sequence encodes the following:
- the LOC118281074 gene encoding osteocalcin 2-like isoform X2, which produces MRFGPTTLHWTVVPPRPRVFDVRWSYSHTKRAMGSRSKKILSMVPIPDNNLKKNNTFVENWLANCHPEDQDNDHDSKLESSRFSVNNITSTSCEAKNELSATDRSTVCDNAVDTVIQEVNADLILLNTVTENVTSKDIENAVITTDSKTFNLSDDEEIVSSNVVIADVVPETTLAKSMLRPDTVSNEMNSDNNEDFSASDGSEYEPPQKKAQKKVFQPIRRTSSSSSDSSTSSSGSSSSSTGSSSSSSSSSGSRSKHSKSTSRSEHPSNVSIVHHNAASENIQPSIEQASIVTKAKKRTRNPSQWQKNQRKQLKNTGQAYTSSRGN
- the LOC118281074 gene encoding uncharacterized protein LOC118281074 isoform X1; its protein translation is MRFGPTTLHWTVVPPRPRVFDVRWSYSHTKRAMGSRSKKILSMVPIPDNNLKKNNTFVENWLANCHPEDQDNDHDSKLESSRFSVNNITSTSCEAKNELSATDRSTVCDNAVDTVIQEVNADLILLNTVTENVTSKDIENAVITTDSKTFNLSDDEEIVSSNVVIADVVPETTLAKSMLRPDTVSNEMNSDNNEDFSASDGSEYEPPQKKAQKKVFQPIRRTSSSSSDSSTSSSGSSSSSTGSSSSSSSSSGSRSKHSKSTSRSEHPSNVSIVHHNAASENIQPSIEQASIVTKAKKRTRNPSQWQKNQRKQLKNTGQAYTSSRGKSMPQKSIRPPCTSTCRLSCSNKFTTEDRDVIFKTYWGLNSFQRQRDFLASCVKQVEPEFRTIKIRKGGDVNRKCRKPNTSYFLVNRGSEIRVCKTFLLNTLAISNKPLRTVTENKFASTSVIPTDKRGKHGKQSKLDAETIQSVRDHINSIPRMESHYIRANSSREYIDGGLTVAELHRNYSQKRIADNKAPANYDAYHRIFNTEFNISFFIPRKDQCDVCEAFKNAVDKEPLMSSYKLHQEEKSLSRIEKKQDIDECKKPDSNSIVAIFDLQAVLPCPIGQSSAFFYKSKLNCYNFTVSDIKINKTFCFFWHEGLGKRGANEIGSCLYNFLKECSSTKPNSDITFFSDNCCGQQKNKFILSLYYYAVSTLPIKSITHKFLIRGHTQNEADSVHSVIEKNIRRAKKSGPIYTPDQYVALIRNAKKTGNSFTVNEMSFDSFYDLKLLSNDINLNTGKNIDGETIRISDVKVVKFIKDSDTYLYKTTYKSERWKEAKIKISRAGKKNISDIQLCAAYSSKLPIANNKKQDIQQLITANIVPKYYENTFNSLFE